The following are encoded in a window of Variovorax paradoxus genomic DNA:
- the pilW gene encoding type IV pilus biogenesis/stability protein PilW, translated as MSMALPTTTASVQRVLSAGIASVAVALLLAGCVNTRTTTTGLVGSGADSGAPVVTHTDENNRRRARLRMELAAGYFEQGQTSVALEELKQVLAIDPGYADAYNLRGLVYMRLEDAAQAEDSFRRAVAINPRDANTRHNYGWLLCQQNRYGDAAQQFAAALAVPSYADRAKTLMTQGVCELKAGQRQQAERSLLQAYELDAGNPVIGFNLASVLAQREEWSRAQFYARRVNNSPSANAETLWLGVKIERKLNNREAVAQLGGQLQRRFPQSREAMAYERGNFND; from the coding sequence ATGAGCATGGCCTTACCGACGACGACCGCGAGCGTGCAGCGAGTGCTGAGCGCAGGAATCGCGAGCGTCGCCGTGGCGCTTCTTCTCGCGGGCTGCGTCAACACGCGAACCACCACCACCGGGCTTGTCGGCAGCGGAGCCGACAGTGGCGCCCCTGTCGTGACCCACACCGACGAAAACAACCGCCGACGCGCCCGCCTGCGGATGGAGCTGGCTGCCGGCTACTTCGAACAGGGCCAGACCTCGGTTGCCCTCGAAGAACTCAAGCAGGTGCTGGCCATCGATCCGGGTTACGCCGATGCCTACAACCTGCGCGGGCTGGTCTACATGCGGCTTGAGGACGCGGCCCAGGCGGAAGACAGCTTCCGCCGCGCGGTCGCGATCAATCCGCGCGACGCCAACACGCGCCACAACTACGGCTGGTTGCTGTGCCAGCAGAACCGCTACGGCGACGCCGCACAGCAGTTCGCCGCGGCACTGGCTGTGCCCAGCTATGCCGACCGCGCCAAGACGCTCATGACCCAGGGGGTTTGCGAGCTCAAGGCCGGCCAGCGGCAGCAAGCTGAACGCAGCCTGCTGCAGGCCTACGAACTCGACGCCGGCAATCCGGTGATCGGCTTCAACCTGGCCTCGGTGCTGGCGCAGCGCGAAGAGTGGTCGCGCGCGCAGTTCTACGCTCGCCGTGTCAACAACAGCCCGTCGGCCAATGCAGAGACGCTCTGGCTGGGCGTCAAGATCGAACGGAAGCTCAACAACCGCGAGGCTGTCGCGCAGCTGGGCGGTCAACTGCAACGACGTTTCCCTCAATCGCGGGAGGCAATGGCGTACGAGCGCGGGAATTTCAATGACTGA
- a CDS encoding helix-turn-helix domain-containing protein, with the protein MTERVSEFGTSAALPLAEADVAEKTAGDMLREAREAHGLHIEMVAAALKVPPQKLLALEANDIASLPDPVFARALASSVCRALRVDPAPVLAKLPGAQRAPLAETNRTLNARVVSDTPRWNGGRSGGLPSRALLTVVVLLLIGAGVLFWMPQSAFDQIGASVGRLTAKNEAETMPPPDQGGVSEPVPTQAVAPTGPVDAAPAAGVLAAVPAVPASAPLAAVANTSTASSQQLVFVAREECWVTVTEAGGKQLLRRSLQVGETVGLSGTLPLSVVVGRASAVDVQVNGKPYDLKPVTRGGGVARFEVKS; encoded by the coding sequence ATGACTGAACGGGTTTCGGAGTTCGGGACGTCCGCGGCACTGCCGCTGGCAGAGGCCGACGTCGCGGAAAAAACGGCCGGCGACATGCTGCGCGAAGCGCGCGAAGCGCATGGCCTGCACATCGAGATGGTGGCCGCGGCGCTCAAGGTGCCGCCGCAAAAGCTGCTCGCGCTTGAAGCCAACGACATCGCCTCGCTGCCCGACCCCGTCTTTGCGCGGGCCCTCGCCAGCAGCGTGTGCCGCGCACTGCGCGTCGATCCGGCGCCGGTGCTCGCCAAGTTGCCGGGCGCCCAGCGCGCACCGCTGGCCGAAACCAATCGGACGCTGAACGCCCGTGTGGTCTCCGACACGCCGCGCTGGAACGGCGGGCGCTCCGGCGGCCTGCCGTCGCGCGCGCTGCTGACGGTCGTGGTGCTGCTGCTGATCGGCGCCGGCGTGCTGTTCTGGATGCCGCAATCGGCGTTTGACCAGATCGGCGCTTCCGTTGGCCGACTGACGGCGAAGAACGAGGCCGAGACCATGCCGCCTCCCGATCAGGGCGGGGTCTCGGAGCCTGTGCCGACGCAGGCCGTGGCCCCGACCGGCCCGGTGGATGCCGCACCGGCTGCTGGTGTCCTGGCCGCCGTGCCGGCCGTCCCGGCCTCTGCGCCCCTGGCGGCGGTCGCCAACACCAGCACCGCAAGCAGCCAGCAGCTCGTCTTCGTGGCGCGCGAGGAATGCTGGGTCACCGTCACCGAAGCCGGCGGCAAGCAGTTGCTGCGCCGCAGCCTGCAGGTCGGCGAAACCGTCGGGCTGTCGGGCACGCTGCCGCTGTCCGTGGTGGTGGGGCGAGCATCGGCGGTCGATGTGCAGGTGAACGGAAAGCCCTACGATCTGAAGCCTGTCACCCGCGGAGGCGGCGTGGCGCGTTTCGAGGTGAAATCGTGA
- the ispG gene encoding flavodoxin-dependent (E)-4-hydroxy-3-methylbut-2-enyl-diphosphate synthase, which translates to MTTDCTPQPIESAAPKARRSRQASVVWGPRTVTVGGDAPTRVQSMTNTDTVDAIGTAIQVKELAIAGSEMVRITVNTPEAAAQVPYIREQLDRMGIDVPLIGDFHYNGHRLLTDYPACAEALSKYRINPGNVGKGDKKDKQFGQMIDAAMRWNKPVRIGVNWGSLDQELLASLMDTNSQRATPWDAKQVMYEALITSAIESAKLAESMGMAGNQVILSCKVSGVQDLISVYRELARRCDNPLHLGLTEAGMGTKGTVASATALSILLQEGIGDTIRVSLTPQPGESRTQEVLIANEILQALGLRVFVPSVTACPGCGRTTSTTFQELAKQIDDYLRLQMPVWRKKYPGVETLKVAVMGCIVNGPGESKHADIGISLPGTGEAPAAPVFIDGEKALTLRGDNIANEFHQLVETYIEKRFGSDHAVLA; encoded by the coding sequence GTGACAACCGACTGCACTCCCCAACCCATTGAATCGGCCGCGCCCAAGGCGCGCCGTTCGCGCCAGGCCAGTGTGGTCTGGGGACCGCGCACGGTCACGGTGGGGGGCGACGCGCCCACGCGCGTGCAATCGATGACCAACACCGACACGGTCGATGCCATCGGCACCGCGATCCAGGTCAAGGAGCTCGCCATTGCGGGTTCCGAGATGGTCCGCATCACCGTCAACACGCCCGAAGCCGCCGCGCAGGTGCCCTACATCCGCGAGCAGCTCGACCGCATGGGCATCGACGTGCCGCTGATCGGCGACTTCCATTACAACGGCCACCGCTTGCTCACCGACTATCCGGCCTGCGCCGAGGCGCTGAGCAAGTACCGCATCAACCCCGGCAACGTGGGCAAGGGCGACAAGAAGGACAAGCAGTTCGGCCAGATGATCGACGCGGCCATGCGCTGGAACAAGCCGGTGCGCATCGGCGTGAACTGGGGCAGCCTCGACCAGGAACTGCTCGCCAGCCTGATGGACACCAACAGCCAGCGCGCCACGCCCTGGGACGCCAAGCAGGTGATGTACGAGGCGCTGATCACCTCGGCCATCGAATCCGCCAAGCTGGCCGAGTCGATGGGCATGGCCGGCAACCAGGTCATCCTGTCGTGCAAGGTGAGCGGCGTTCAAGACCTGATTTCGGTGTACCGCGAACTCGCGCGGCGCTGCGACAACCCGCTGCACCTGGGTCTGACCGAAGCCGGCATGGGCACCAAGGGCACGGTGGCTTCGGCCACGGCGCTGTCGATCCTGCTGCAGGAGGGCATCGGCGACACGATTCGCGTGTCGCTCACGCCCCAGCCGGGCGAGTCGCGCACGCAGGAAGTGCTGATCGCCAACGAAATTCTTCAGGCCCTGGGGCTGCGCGTGTTCGTGCCCAGCGTCACGGCCTGCCCCGGCTGCGGCCGCACCACGAGCACCACGTTTCAAGAGCTTGCCAAGCAGATCGACGACTACCTGCGCCTGCAGATGCCGGTCTGGCGCAAAAAGTACCCGGGCGTCGAGACGCTGAAGGTGGCCGTCATGGGCTGCATCGTCAACGGTCCCGGCGAGAGCAAGCACGCCGACATCGGCATCAGCCTGCCCGGCACCGGCGAAGCGCCTGCGGCGCCGGTCTTCATCGACGGCGAAAAGGCCCTCACGCTGCGCGGCGACAATATCGCCAACGAGTTCCACCAGCTCGTCGAAACCTACATCGAAAAGCGCTTCGGCAGCGATCACGCTGTCCTGGCCTGA
- the hisS gene encoding histidine--tRNA ligase, whose product MAEKLNAVKGMNDILPPESARWEWLEATVRDLMGRYAYRNVRTPILEHTALFVRGIGEVTDIVEKEMYAFEDRSDKHGQSEHLAMRPENTAGLVRAVIEHNMLYEGPKRLWYIGPMFRREKPQRGRFRQFHQIGAEALGFAGPDVDAELILLATALWKAIGLTDVRLELNSLGQPAERALHRAQLIAHFEQHADKLDEDGKRRLHSNPLRILDTKNPAMKEVVEAAPKLIDFLGAESLAHFQGVQAILKANDIAFTINPRLVRGLDYYNLTVFEFVTDRLGAQGTVCAGGRYDDLIAQIGGKPAPAVGWAIGVERVLDLLKEQGAEVPAPVPDVYAIVPDAASMPVVLRALQQLRETGVRVQMHASTAEGLASFKAQMRKADASGATYALIFGADELARGEVTLKALRDASVAQSARSLAEVTTWAATLQSPAPNL is encoded by the coding sequence ATGGCTGAAAAACTGAATGCCGTCAAAGGCATGAACGACATATTGCCGCCCGAATCGGCGCGCTGGGAGTGGCTCGAAGCCACCGTGCGCGACCTGATGGGGCGCTATGCGTACCGCAACGTCCGCACCCCGATCCTGGAGCACACGGCGCTGTTCGTGCGCGGCATCGGCGAAGTGACGGACATCGTCGAGAAGGAGATGTACGCCTTCGAAGACCGCTCGGACAAGCATGGGCAGTCGGAGCATCTGGCGATGCGGCCGGAGAATACGGCCGGCCTCGTGCGCGCCGTGATCGAGCACAACATGCTCTACGAAGGACCCAAGCGCCTTTGGTACATCGGCCCGATGTTCCGTCGCGAAAAGCCGCAGCGCGGGCGCTTCCGCCAATTCCATCAGATCGGCGCCGAGGCGCTCGGCTTCGCCGGCCCCGATGTCGATGCCGAATTGATCCTGCTGGCCACCGCGCTGTGGAAGGCCATCGGCCTGACCGACGTGCGCCTGGAGCTCAACAGCCTGGGCCAGCCCGCCGAGCGCGCGCTGCACCGCGCGCAGCTCATCGCCCACTTCGAGCAGCACGCCGACAAGCTCGACGAGGACGGCAAGCGCCGTCTGCACAGCAACCCGCTGCGCATCCTCGACACGAAGAATCCGGCGATGAAAGAGGTGGTCGAAGCGGCGCCGAAGCTGATCGATTTCCTGGGCGCCGAATCGCTGGCGCACTTCCAAGGGGTGCAAGCCATCCTCAAGGCCAACGACATCGCCTTCACGATCAACCCGCGCCTCGTGCGCGGTCTCGACTACTACAACCTCACGGTGTTCGAGTTCGTGACCGACCGCCTCGGTGCGCAGGGCACGGTGTGCGCCGGCGGCCGCTACGACGATCTCATCGCGCAGATCGGCGGCAAGCCGGCGCCCGCCGTGGGCTGGGCCATCGGCGTCGAGCGCGTGCTCGACCTGCTGAAAGAGCAGGGTGCCGAAGTGCCCGCACCGGTGCCCGACGTCTATGCCATCGTGCCCGACGCCGCCTCGATGCCTGTGGTGCTGCGCGCCTTGCAGCAGCTGCGCGAAACCGGCGTGCGCGTGCAGATGCACGCCAGCACGGCCGAAGGCCTTGCGAGCTTCAAGGCACAGATGCGAAAGGCGGACGCCAGCGGCGCCACCTACGCCCTGATCTTCGGCGCCGATGAACTTGCGCGCGGTGAAGTGACTCTCAAGGCCTTGCGCGACGCCAGCGTTGCGCAGTCCGCCCGTTCACTTGCTGAAGTGACCACCTGGGCCGCCACCCTACAATCGCCGGCTCCCAACCTCTGA
- a CDS encoding YfgM family protein — translation MATHLDLEEQEQLDQLKHFWNTYGTLITWAVLLVAGAFVAWNGWQYYQRTKAAQAAALYDEVERSTQSGDVERIQRVMTDMKERFAGTAYAQQAGLLVAKTLFDKGNADGSRAALGWVAQNAVDPGYQAIAKLRLAAELLDAKSYDDALKQLDGKVPTEFEPLVADRKGDIYMAQGKRDEAQAEYRKAWTGLGAGSDYRRLVEIKLNAVGVDPKTLAPTVTVTPAVPKNS, via the coding sequence ATGGCCACCCATCTCGACCTCGAAGAACAGGAACAGCTCGACCAGCTCAAGCATTTCTGGAACACCTACGGCACCCTGATCACCTGGGCCGTGCTGCTCGTCGCCGGCGCCTTCGTGGCCTGGAACGGCTGGCAGTACTACCAGCGCACCAAGGCAGCCCAGGCCGCGGCACTTTATGACGAGGTCGAACGCAGCACGCAGTCCGGCGACGTCGAGCGCATCCAGCGCGTGATGACCGACATGAAGGAGCGCTTCGCAGGCACCGCCTACGCACAGCAGGCCGGCCTGCTGGTCGCCAAGACGCTGTTCGACAAGGGCAATGCCGACGGCTCGCGCGCGGCGCTGGGCTGGGTCGCGCAGAACGCTGTCGATCCGGGCTACCAGGCCATCGCCAAGCTGCGGCTCGCGGCCGAGCTGCTCGATGCCAAGTCCTACGACGACGCGCTCAAGCAACTCGACGGCAAGGTGCCGACCGAATTCGAACCGCTGGTGGCCGACCGCAAGGGCGACATCTACATGGCGCAAGGCAAGCGCGACGAGGCCCAGGCCGAGTACCGCAAGGCCTGGACCGGCCTCGGCGCCGGCTCGGACTACCGCCGACTGGTCGAGATCAAGCTCAACGCGGTTGGTGTCGACCCGAAGACCCTGGCGCCGACCGTCACCGTGACGCCCGCCGTCCCCAAGAACTCCTGA
- the bamB gene encoding outer membrane protein assembly factor BamB translates to MNFKRFMPESTALRAGSALVLVALLAACSGSGKPKPAELPANPSLMGVRQAWNVRIPGVEFPLTADVSGDIVTVAGSDGTVVAIDARAGRETWRASAGAPLAAGVGSDGSLTAVVTTNNEVVAIENGKVLWKQRLSAQAFTAPLVAGRRVFVQTADRSVSAWDGQSGRRLWQQQRPGENLVLRKSGVLIAVGDTLVAGLGGRLVGMNPGNGSSRWEAPIAAPRGTNDVERLVDLTGSVSRYGDTVCARAYYASVGCVDTLRGQLLWSKPASGADGVSGDERFLYGTESDGSVTAWRRADGERAWQMSRLKNRELTAPLAVGRSLIIGESTGTLHFVSREDGALLNRVTPDGSAITVTPVLAGNTVVVVTAKGGVFGYRPE, encoded by the coding sequence ATGAATTTCAAGCGTTTCATGCCTGAATCGACCGCCCTGCGTGCGGGTTCTGCTCTTGTTCTGGTAGCGCTGCTGGCCGCCTGCTCGGGCTCCGGCAAGCCCAAGCCCGCCGAGTTGCCGGCCAACCCGTCCCTGATGGGCGTGCGCCAGGCCTGGAACGTGCGGATTCCAGGCGTCGAATTCCCGCTCACCGCCGATGTCAGCGGTGACATCGTGACCGTGGCAGGCAGCGACGGCACGGTCGTCGCCATCGACGCCCGCGCCGGTCGCGAAACCTGGCGCGCCAGCGCCGGTGCGCCGCTGGCGGCCGGTGTCGGCAGCGACGGTTCGCTGACGGCCGTGGTCACCACCAACAACGAAGTGGTCGCCATCGAAAACGGCAAGGTGCTGTGGAAGCAGCGCCTGTCGGCCCAGGCCTTCACCGCACCGCTGGTGGCCGGCCGCCGCGTCTTCGTGCAGACCGCCGACCGCAGCGTCAGCGCCTGGGACGGCCAGAGCGGCCGCCGCTTGTGGCAGCAGCAGCGCCCGGGCGAAAACCTCGTGCTGCGCAAGTCGGGCGTGCTGATCGCGGTCGGCGACACGCTGGTCGCCGGTCTGGGCGGCCGACTCGTCGGCATGAACCCCGGCAACGGCAGCTCGCGCTGGGAAGCCCCCATCGCCGCGCCGCGCGGCACCAACGACGTGGAACGCCTGGTCGACCTGACCGGCAGCGTGAGCCGCTACGGCGACACGGTCTGCGCGCGCGCCTACTACGCGAGCGTCGGCTGCGTCGACACCCTGCGCGGGCAGCTGCTCTGGAGCAAGCCGGCCTCGGGTGCCGACGGCGTGAGCGGCGACGAGCGCTTTCTCTATGGCACTGAATCCGACGGCAGCGTCACCGCCTGGCGCCGCGCCGACGGTGAACGCGCCTGGCAGATGAGCCGCCTGAAGAACCGCGAACTGACCGCGCCGCTGGCCGTGGGCCGTTCGCTGATCATCGGCGAGAGCACCGGCACGCTGCACTTCGTGTCGCGCGAAGACGGTGCGCTGCTGAATCGCGTCACCCCCGATGGCTCGGCCATCACCGTGACGCCGGTCCTGGCCGGCAACACGGTGGTTGTCGTGACCGCCAAGGGCGGCGTCTTCGGTTACCGCCCTGAATAA
- the der gene encoding ribosome biogenesis GTPase Der: MKPVVALVGRPNVGKSTLFNRLTQTRDAIVADFAGLTRDRHYGNGRLGKHEFIVIDTGGFEPDAGSGIYKEMAKQTRQAVAEADVVIFVVDAREGLSAQDHDIANELRRLGKPCVLAANKAEGMHDGTKLVDFYELGFGDVHGVSAAHGQGMRDLVELALEPLNLPDPDDEEDEDDVNKPIKLAVAGRPNVGKSTLINTWLGEERLVAFDMPGTTRDAISVPFERNGQRFELIDTAGLRRKGKVFEAIEKFSVVKTLQAIESANVVLLLLDATQGVTDQDAHIAGYILESGRAVVIAINKWDAVDSYQREQIQRQIETRLPFLKFASLHFISAIKRQGLGPVWQAIAQAHKSATRKMSTPVLTRLLLEAVQFQAPQRGGMYRPKLRYAHQGGMNPPVIIIHGNSLEHVTDAYKRFLEGRFRKEFDLVGTPLRIQFKSSQNPFADKDK, encoded by the coding sequence ATGAAGCCGGTCGTGGCCCTGGTCGGCCGTCCCAACGTCGGCAAGTCGACGCTCTTCAACCGCCTGACCCAGACGCGCGACGCCATCGTCGCCGACTTCGCCGGCCTCACGCGCGACCGCCATTACGGCAACGGCCGCCTGGGCAAGCACGAGTTCATCGTGATCGACACCGGTGGTTTCGAGCCCGATGCCGGCAGCGGCATCTACAAGGAAATGGCCAAGCAGACGCGGCAGGCCGTGGCCGAGGCCGACGTCGTGATCTTCGTGGTCGATGCCCGCGAAGGCCTCTCGGCGCAAGACCACGACATCGCCAACGAGCTGCGCCGGCTGGGCAAGCCCTGCGTGCTGGCGGCCAACAAGGCCGAGGGCATGCACGACGGCACCAAGCTGGTCGACTTCTACGAGCTGGGCTTCGGCGACGTGCACGGCGTGTCCGCGGCGCACGGGCAGGGCATGCGCGACCTGGTCGAACTGGCGCTTGAGCCGCTGAATCTGCCCGACCCGGACGACGAGGAAGACGAAGACGACGTCAACAAGCCGATCAAGCTGGCGGTGGCCGGCCGGCCCAACGTCGGCAAGTCCACGCTGATCAACACCTGGCTCGGCGAAGAGCGCCTGGTGGCCTTCGACATGCCGGGCACGACGCGCGACGCCATCTCGGTGCCGTTCGAACGCAACGGCCAGCGCTTCGAGCTGATCGACACCGCCGGCCTGCGCCGCAAGGGCAAGGTCTTCGAGGCGATCGAGAAGTTCTCGGTGGTCAAGACGCTGCAGGCCATCGAGTCGGCCAATGTGGTGCTGTTGCTGCTTGACGCCACGCAGGGCGTGACCGACCAGGACGCGCACATTGCCGGCTACATCCTCGAAAGCGGACGTGCCGTGGTGATCGCCATCAACAAGTGGGACGCGGTCGACAGCTACCAGCGCGAGCAGATCCAGCGGCAAATCGAAACCCGGTTGCCGTTCCTGAAATTCGCGTCATTGCATTTCATATCGGCCATCAAGCGCCAGGGCCTCGGCCCGGTGTGGCAGGCCATTGCCCAGGCCCACAAGTCGGCCACGCGCAAGATGTCGACGCCGGTGCTGACGCGCCTGCTGCTGGAGGCGGTGCAATTCCAAGCGCCCCAACGCGGTGGCATGTACCGGCCCAAGCTGCGCTATGCGCACCAGGGCGGCATGAATCCGCCCGTGATCATCATTCACGGCAATTCGCTGGAGCACGTGACCGACGCTTACAAGCGTTTCCTGGAAGGGCGTTTCCGCAAGGAATTCGACCTCGTGGGCACGCCCTTGCGGATCCAGTTCAAAAGCTCGCAAAATCCGTTTGCGGACAAGGACAAGTAA
- the hfq gene encoding RNA chaperone Hfq, translating to MSNKGQLLQDPFLNTLRREHVPVSIYLVNGIKLQGQIESFDQYVVLLRNTVTQMVYKHAISTIVPGRAVNFSANENDDAAA from the coding sequence GTGAGCAATAAAGGGCAACTTCTGCAAGACCCGTTTCTGAACACCTTGCGTCGCGAGCATGTGCCGGTTTCCATTTATTTGGTGAACGGCATCAAGCTGCAAGGCCAGATCGAGTCCTTCGATCAATACGTCGTGTTGCTCCGCAATACAGTGACGCAAATGGTCTACAAGCACGCCATTTCCACCATCGTGCCGGGTCGTGCCGTCAACTTCTCGGCCAACGAGAACGACGACGCCGCCGCCTGA
- the hflX gene encoding GTPase HflX — translation MSDSIPRQEGAAVLVGVDFGLPHFDSELEELGLLAQTAGLTPVARLACKRKAPDAALFVGSGKAEEIKELAAMHRASEVIFDQSLSPAQQRNLERQLDVAVYDRTFLILEIFAQRARSHEGKLQVELARLQYLSTRLVRRWSHLERQTGGAGVRGGPGEKQIELDRRMINESIKRTRERLAKVQKQRSTQRRQRERRETFNISLVGYTNAGKSSIFNAMVKARAYAADQLFATLDTTTRNLYLGDARRQVSISDTVGFIRDLPHGLVDAFKATLQEAVDADLLLHVIDASNPHYPEQMAEVQSVLQDIGAGDVPQLLVFNKLDALESAQHPLHLQDEMEIDGVQVPRIFLSAKTGEGLPLLRVELARQSGSVADTMTPEADAELHDAAP, via the coding sequence TTGTCTGATTCGATCCCCCGCCAGGAAGGCGCCGCCGTTCTCGTCGGCGTCGATTTCGGGCTGCCCCATTTCGACAGCGAGCTCGAAGAACTCGGCCTGCTCGCACAAACCGCGGGCCTCACGCCTGTCGCCCGCCTGGCCTGCAAGCGCAAGGCGCCCGATGCGGCGCTTTTCGTCGGCAGCGGCAAGGCCGAAGAGATCAAGGAGCTTGCCGCCATGCACCGGGCGAGCGAGGTCATCTTCGACCAGTCGCTGAGCCCTGCGCAGCAGCGCAACCTCGAACGCCAGCTCGATGTCGCGGTCTACGACCGCACCTTCCTCATCCTCGAAATCTTCGCCCAGCGCGCCCGTTCGCACGAAGGCAAGCTTCAGGTCGAGCTGGCTCGTCTGCAGTACCTGAGCACGCGGCTGGTCCGTCGCTGGTCCCACCTGGAGCGCCAGACCGGCGGTGCAGGTGTGCGCGGCGGCCCCGGCGAAAAGCAGATCGAGCTCGACCGTCGCATGATCAACGAGTCGATCAAGCGCACGCGCGAGCGCCTTGCCAAGGTGCAGAAGCAGCGCAGCACGCAGCGCCGCCAGCGCGAGCGCCGCGAGACCTTCAACATCTCGCTCGTCGGCTACACCAACGCGGGCAAGTCGTCGATCTTCAATGCGATGGTCAAGGCCCGCGCCTATGCGGCCGACCAGCTGTTCGCCACGCTCGACACCACCACCCGCAATCTCTATCTGGGCGATGCACGCCGGCAGGTGTCGATCTCCGACACGGTGGGCTTCATCCGCGACCTGCCGCACGGCCTGGTCGATGCGTTCAAGGCCACCTTGCAGGAGGCGGTCGATGCCGACCTGCTGCTGCACGTGATCGACGCCTCCAACCCGCACTATCCCGAGCAGATGGCCGAGGTGCAATCGGTGCTGCAGGACATCGGCGCGGGCGACGTGCCGCAATTGCTGGTGTTCAACAAGCTCGACGCCCTTGAAAGCGCGCAACATCCGCTGCATCTGCAGGACGAGATGGAAATCGACGGCGTGCAGGTTCCCCGTATCTTCCTCAGCGCCAAGACTGGTGAAGGCCTGCCGCTGCTGCGGGTCGAGCTGGCCCGGCAGTCGGGTTCCGTCGCCGATACGATGACCCCTGAGGCGGACGCTGAATTGCACGATGCGGCCCCTTGA
- the hflK gene encoding FtsH protease activity modulator HflK: MFNLNDGRWGRGDEPSSNGDRPAGNRPPDADPPGAPIPPPSSGNQNNNGNGNRPRGQGPNQGPPDLDELWRDLNRKLGGFFGGGKGGGNRPNGTGGGGGNGYKPDMKNAGFGIGLVAAVAVLIWLGTGFFIVNEGQQAVVTQFGRYKSTVNAGFNWRLPYPIQRHEVVVTTQIRSTDVGRDAIVRSTGLRESAMLTEDENIVEIKFAVQYRLSDARAWLYESKSPAETIVQVAESSVREVVGKMKMDAALAEERDQIAPRVRALMQTILDRYKVGVEVVGINLQQGGVRPPEQVQAAFDDVLKAGQERERAKNDAEAYANNVVPLATGTSSRLKEESEAYKARIVAQAQGDAGRFSSVLTEYQKAPQVTRDRMYTDAMQQIYASTTKVLVDSKQGSNLLYLPLDKLMQQGGGNAATPVDAASPSVAGTAPAQSSVIPVAPATTDVRARDGRSRDRDVR; the protein is encoded by the coding sequence ATGTTCAACCTGAACGATGGCCGATGGGGTCGCGGCGACGAGCCGTCCTCCAACGGCGACCGCCCGGCCGGCAACCGGCCACCCGATGCCGATCCCCCCGGCGCCCCGATCCCGCCGCCTTCGAGCGGCAACCAGAACAACAACGGCAACGGCAATCGCCCGCGCGGCCAGGGCCCCAACCAGGGCCCGCCCGACCTCGACGAACTCTGGCGCGACCTCAATCGCAAGCTCGGTGGTTTCTTCGGCGGCGGCAAGGGTGGCGGCAACCGCCCCAATGGCACCGGCGGCGGTGGCGGCAATGGCTACAAGCCCGACATGAAGAATGCCGGCTTCGGCATCGGCCTCGTGGCCGCCGTGGCGGTCCTGATCTGGCTCGGCACCGGCTTCTTCATCGTGAACGAAGGCCAGCAGGCCGTGGTCACGCAGTTCGGTCGCTACAAGTCGACGGTGAATGCCGGCTTCAACTGGCGCCTGCCATACCCCATTCAACGCCACGAAGTGGTGGTGACCACGCAGATCCGTTCCACCGACGTGGGCCGCGACGCCATCGTGCGTTCCACGGGCCTGCGCGAATCGGCCATGCTGACCGAAGACGAGAACATCGTCGAAATCAAGTTCGCCGTGCAGTACCGCCTGAGCGACGCGCGCGCCTGGCTCTACGAGAGCAAGTCGCCCGCTGAAACCATCGTGCAGGTGGCTGAAAGCTCCGTGCGCGAAGTGGTCGGCAAGATGAAGATGGATGCAGCGCTCGCCGAAGAACGCGACCAGATCGCACCCCGCGTGCGCGCACTGATGCAGACCATCCTCGACCGCTACAAGGTCGGTGTCGAAGTTGTCGGCATCAACCTGCAGCAGGGCGGCGTGCGTCCGCCCGAGCAGGTGCAGGCCGCCTTCGACGACGTGCTCAAGGCCGGCCAGGAGCGCGAACGCGCCAAGAACGACGCCGAGGCTTACGCTAACAACGTCGTGCCGCTGGCCACCGGTACCTCGTCGCGCCTGAAGGAAGAATCCGAGGCCTACAAGGCGCGGATCGTCGCGCAGGCACAGGGTGACGCGGGTCGCTTCAGCTCGGTGCTGACCGAGTACCAGAAGGCACCGCAGGTGACGCGCGACCGCATGTACACCGACGCCATGCAGCAGATCTACGCCAGCACGACCAAGGTGCTGGTCGACAGCAAGCAGGGCTCCAACCTGCTGTACCTGCCGCTCGACAAGCTGATGCAGCAAGGCGGTGGCAACGCGGCCACGCCTGTGGACGCCGCCAGCCCCAGCGTGGCCGGCACCGCACCGGCCCAGTCGTCGGTGATCCCGGTGGCTCCCGCCACCACCGACGTGCGCGCCCGTGACGGCCGCTCGCGTGACCGCGACGTGCGCTGA